The following are from one region of the Flavobacteriaceae bacterium UJ101 genome:
- the fumC gene encoding fumarate hydratase (Catalyzes the reversible addition of water to fumarate to give L-malate; Belongs to the class-II fumarase/aspartase family. Fumarase subfamily.; KEGG: hin:HI1398 fumarate hydratase, class II), producing the protein MEFRIEKDTIGEVKVPADKYWGAQTERSRNNFKIGPSASMPKEIIEGFAYLKKAAAYTNCELGALSEEKRDLIAQVCDEILAGKLDDQFPLVIWQTGSGTQSNMNVNEVIAHRAHEIAGNKIGEGEKTIQPNDDVNKSQSSNDTFPTGMHIACYKKIVETTIPGIEKLRDTLQQKSTDFKDVVKIGRTHLMDATPLTIGQEFSGYVAQLNHGIKALKNTLAHLSELALGGTAVGTGLNTPKGYDVLVAKYIAEFTGLPFITAENKFEALAAHDALVETHGALKQIAVSLNKIANDIRLMASGPRSGIGELIIPANEPGSSIMPGKVNPTQSEAMTMVCAQVMGNDVTVTVAGTQGHYELNVFKPVMAANVLQSAQLIGDACVSFNDNCAVGIQPNYKRIEELLNNSLMLVTALNTKIGYYKAAEIANTAHKNGTTLKEEAINLGYVTEEEYDQWVIPADMTGSLK; encoded by the coding sequence ATGGAATTTAGAATAGAAAAAGATACAATTGGTGAAGTAAAAGTACCCGCAGATAAATATTGGGGTGCACAAACAGAACGTTCAAGAAATAATTTTAAAATAGGACCATCTGCTTCTATGCCCAAAGAAATTATTGAAGGTTTTGCTTATTTAAAAAAAGCTGCGGCTTATACTAATTGTGAATTAGGTGCTCTTTCAGAAGAAAAACGTGATTTAATTGCTCAGGTTTGTGATGAAATATTGGCTGGTAAGTTGGATGATCAATTTCCATTAGTTATTTGGCAAACAGGATCAGGTACACAATCTAATATGAACGTTAATGAAGTTATTGCACATCGAGCACATGAAATTGCTGGAAATAAAATTGGAGAAGGTGAAAAAACCATCCAACCTAATGATGATGTAAATAAATCCCAATCTTCCAATGATACTTTCCCTACAGGAATGCATATTGCTTGTTATAAAAAGATAGTAGAAACTACAATTCCAGGGATTGAAAAATTACGTGATACTTTACAACAAAAATCTACCGATTTCAAAGATGTAGTTAAAATCGGAAGAACTCACTTAATGGATGCTACACCTTTAACCATTGGACAAGAGTTTTCAGGTTATGTAGCCCAATTAAATCATGGAATTAAAGCATTAAAAAATACTCTAGCTCACCTTTCTGAATTAGCTTTAGGTGGAACTGCTGTAGGAACTGGATTAAATACTCCAAAAGGCTATGATGTATTAGTTGCTAAATACATTGCAGAATTTACAGGACTTCCTTTTATAACAGCTGAAAATAAATTTGAAGCATTAGCGGCTCACGATGCATTAGTTGAAACACATGGTGCTTTAAAACAAATAGCCGTTTCTTTAAATAAAATTGCTAACGACATTCGTTTAATGGCTTCAGGACCACGTTCAGGAATTGGAGAATTAATTATTCCAGCTAATGAACCTGGATCTTCTATTATGCCTGGAAAAGTAAATCCTACTCAAAGTGAAGCTATGACTATGGTTTGTGCGCAAGTAATGGGAAATGATGTTACCGTTACCGTTGCAGGTACTCAAGGACATTATGAGTTAAATGTTTTCAAACCTGTTATGGCAGCTAACGTTCTACAATCCGCTCAACTTATTGGAGATGCATGTGTTTCATTTAATGATAATTGTGCAGTTGGTATCCAACCTAATTATAAACGTATTGAAGAATTATTAAATAACTCTTTGATGCTTGTTACTGCTTTAAATACCAAAATTGGTTATTACAAAGCTGCTGAAATAGCCAATACAGCACATAAAAATGGAACCACTTTAAAAGAAGAGGCTATCAATTTAGGATATGTGACCGAAGAAGAATATGATCAATGGGTTATCCCTGCCGATATGACTGGGAGTTTAAAATAA
- a CDS encoding ribosomal-protein-alanine N-acetyltransferase (Belongs to the acetyltransferase family; Contains 1 N-acetyltransferase domain.; KEGG: bcx:BCA_1942 ribosomal-protein-alanine N-acetyltransferase), which produces MKTPYNSFETDRLVLKPTTLEDAEFVLKLLNSPKWIKNIGERNVKSIKDAQNYINKKMTPQLERLGYSNYTVIRKSDGAKLGSCGLYDRDGIDGVDIGFAFFPEYEKKGYAYESASKIKEIAFSQFNIKKISGITIEENISSQKLLEKLGLKFIKIIQLANDPEKLLLYEIEIQP; this is translated from the coding sequence ATGAAAACTCCATACAACTCTTTTGAAACAGATCGTTTAGTTTTAAAACCTACCACCTTAGAAGATGCCGAATTTGTATTAAAATTATTAAATAGTCCTAAATGGATTAAAAACATAGGAGAACGAAATGTGAAATCAATAAAAGATGCTCAAAACTATATCAACAAAAAAATGACTCCTCAATTAGAACGATTAGGATACTCTAACTATACGGTTATTAGAAAATCCGATGGGGCTAAATTAGGAAGCTGTGGATTATACGATCGAGATGGAATTGATGGAGTTGATATTGGCTTTGCTTTTTTTCCTGAATATGAAAAAAAGGGATATGCTTACGAAAGTGCTTCAAAAATTAAAGAAATTGCATTTTCACAATTTAATATCAAAAAAATAAGTGGTATAACCATTGAAGAAAATATCTCCTCACAAAAACTACTAGAAAAACTAGGCCTAAAATTCATCAAAATAATCCAATTAGCCAATGACCCTGAAAAACTATTACTTTATGAAATTGAAATACAACCTTAA